One window of Pectobacterium carotovorum genomic DNA carries:
- a CDS encoding arsenic transporter: MLLAGIIFLLTLILVIWQPRGLSIGWSASIGAVFALFCGVIHLSDIPVVWNIVWNATATFIAVIIISLLLDESGFFEWAALHVSRWGNGRGRLLFTWIVLLGAAVSALFANDGAALILTPIVIAMLLALGFSKGTTLAFVMAAGFIADTASLPLIVSNLVNIVSADFFNLGFAEYASVMVPVDIAAIIATLIMLHLFFRKDIPATYDVSRLKVPASAIKDLATFRAGWIVLVLLLTGFFVLEPLGIPVSAIAAVGATILLAVAKKGHAINTGKVLRGAPWQIVIFSLGMYLVVYGLRNAGLTEYLSSILNLFAEKGLWTATLGTGFMAALLSSIMNNMPTVLIGALSIDGSTASGVVKDAMIYANVIGCDLGPKITPIGSLATLLWLHVLSQKNMTIGWGYYFRIGIVMTLPVLLVTLVALALRLSITL; the protein is encoded by the coding sequence ATGTTATTGGCAGGAATCATATTTTTACTGACCTTGATCCTGGTGATTTGGCAACCCAGAGGTCTCAGTATCGGATGGAGTGCCAGCATCGGGGCCGTATTCGCGCTGTTCTGCGGGGTTATTCACCTCAGCGATATTCCGGTTGTTTGGAATATTGTCTGGAACGCGACGGCGACGTTTATTGCGGTGATTATCATCAGCCTGCTGCTTGATGAGTCAGGATTTTTTGAATGGGCGGCACTGCACGTATCTCGATGGGGAAACGGGCGCGGGCGTCTGCTGTTTACCTGGATTGTCTTACTGGGCGCTGCCGTTTCTGCGTTGTTTGCCAACGACGGCGCCGCGCTGATCCTCACGCCGATTGTGATTGCGATGCTGTTGGCTTTGGGGTTCAGTAAAGGTACGACGTTGGCGTTTGTTATGGCTGCTGGGTTTATTGCTGATACGGCTAGCCTGCCGCTGATTGTTTCTAATCTGGTTAACATTGTGTCTGCCGATTTTTTCAACCTTGGGTTTGCTGAATATGCATCGGTTATGGTTCCCGTCGATATTGCAGCGATTATCGCGACGTTGATTATGTTACACCTGTTTTTTCGCAAGGATATCCCTGCAACCTACGACGTATCTCGGTTAAAAGTACCGGCAAGTGCCATTAAGGATCTGGCAACGTTCAGAGCGGGTTGGATTGTTTTGGTGCTTCTGCTTACCGGATTTTTCGTCCTCGAACCTTTGGGGATTCCCGTCAGTGCTATTGCGGCCGTGGGCGCAACTATTCTGCTCGCAGTGGCAAAAAAAGGTCATGCCATCAATACGGGTAAGGTACTGCGTGGTGCGCCATGGCAGATCGTAATTTTCTCACTCGGTATGTATTTAGTGGTCTATGGCCTGCGCAACGCGGGGTTAACGGAATATCTTTCCAGTATTCTGAATCTGTTTGCGGAGAAAGGACTGTGGACTGCCACACTTGGCACTGGCTTTATGGCCGCGCTGCTTTCCTCAATCATGAACAATATGCCCACCGTGTTGATTGGTGCCTTATCTATCGACGGCAGCACCGCATCTGGTGTTGTTAAAGACGCAATGATTTATGCCAACGTCATTGGTTGCGATTTAGGACCCAAAATTACGCCTATTGGCAGCCTAGCGACACTGCTTTGGTTACATGTGTTATCACAGAAAAACATGACGATCGGTTGGGGATACTATTTCCGTATCGGAATTGTCATGACACTGCCTGTGCTGCTTGTCACGCTGGTTGCGCTGGCGCTGCGGCTATCCATCACGTTGTAA
- the arsC gene encoding glutaredoxin-dependent arsenate reductase encodes MSKITIYHNPDCGTSRNTLEMIRNSGAEPTIIYYLDTPPSRDELVTLIGDMGMTVRTLLRKNVEPYTQLGLAEERFTDEQLIDFMLQYPILINRPIVVTPLGTRLCRPSEQVLDILPDPQRGEFTKEDGEKITDKLGQRVK; translated from the coding sequence ATGAGCAAAATAACGATTTACCACAACCCCGACTGCGGCACTTCGCGTAATACGCTGGAGATGATCCGTAATAGCGGCGCAGAACCCACGATTATTTACTATCTTGATACGCCGCCTTCGCGTGATGAATTGGTCACACTGATTGGCGACATGGGAATGACGGTTCGTACCTTGCTGCGCAAGAACGTAGAACCTTACACACAACTGGGGCTTGCTGAAGAAAGATTTACTGACGAACAGCTCATTGATTTCATGTTGCAATATCCGATCCTGATAAACCGTCCGATTGTCGTTACTCCGTTGGGAACCCGACTATGTCGTCCATCAGAGCAGGTGCTGGATATTCTCCCCGATCCGCAGCGAGGCGAATTCACCAAAGAAGATGGTGAAAAAATCACTGATAAATTGGGTCAACGCGTGAAATAG
- a CDS encoding amino acid ABC transporter ATP-binding protein, with amino-acid sequence MSEAIDYFAHARTTAQPQAENALGLIEIRNVAKHFGQHKALEDINLTLAPGSVTVILGPSGSGKSTLLRTINHLERVDEGFIRIDGDYIGYRRKGNTLYELKEKEVLRQRINVGYVFQNFNLFPHLSVLENIIEAPLAHKLYSRQEAEDIAFTLLESVGLRHKAQSYPRHLSGGQQQRVAIARALALKPKVMLFDEPTSALDPELVGEVLDVIKSLAQSGVTLVVVTHEIGFAREVADRVVFMVDGKIVESGDSWQVLNHPRHPRTINFLNKVL; translated from the coding sequence ATGTCTGAAGCTATCGATTATTTTGCTCATGCCCGCACCACCGCCCAGCCACAGGCAGAAAATGCACTTGGGCTGATCGAAATCCGTAATGTAGCGAAACATTTCGGTCAGCATAAAGCGCTGGAGGATATCAATCTGACGCTGGCTCCCGGCTCCGTCACCGTGATCCTTGGCCCGTCCGGCTCAGGGAAATCCACGCTGCTGCGCACCATTAACCATCTTGAACGCGTAGACGAAGGATTTATCCGCATCGACGGCGATTACATCGGCTACCGTCGCAAAGGGAATACGCTCTATGAGTTAAAAGAAAAGGAAGTGCTACGCCAGCGCATCAACGTCGGATATGTATTCCAGAATTTTAATCTGTTCCCCCACCTTTCCGTGTTGGAAAACATCATTGAAGCCCCGCTGGCGCATAAGCTGTATTCGCGTCAGGAAGCGGAAGATATTGCCTTTACTCTGCTGGAAAGCGTCGGCCTGCGCCATAAAGCACAGTCTTATCCCCGTCACCTTTCTGGCGGCCAGCAACAGCGCGTCGCCATCGCTCGCGCGCTGGCACTTAAGCCGAAAGTGATGCTGTTTGATGAACCGACGTCCGCGCTCGATCCCGAACTGGTTGGGGAAGTGTTGGATGTCATCAAATCACTGGCCCAATCTGGTGTGACGCTGGTTGTCGTCACACATGAAATCGGCTTTGCGCGCGAAGTCGCTGACCGCGTCGTATTTATGGTAGACGGGAAAATTGTCGAAAGCGGCGATTCCTGGCAGGTGCTGAACCATCCTCGCCACCCGCGAACGATCAACTTTTTGAATAAGGTGCTGTGA
- a CDS encoding amino acid ABC transporter permease: protein MTQSLHTSSQQPPLSQTQEPPLNIVPARYPFRFAGALFSLFIFAGIIQSIALNPRWEWSVFAEWFFNPVILAGLGQTLLLTALGTLFSIFFGTALALARLSPSYLLSTLSWLYIWLFRSLPLILVLIILYNFSYLYDELALGIPFTSIVFLKYPTIDLLDQFSVAVLGLTLVQSAYTAEIIRGGILGVDAGQFEASAALGLPSGRRTVRIILPQALRSILPTGFNEIISLAKGTSIVYVLALPELFYTVQVIYNRTQQVIPLLMVATIWYLLITTVLSVVQYYVERYVSRGAVREMPLTPRQKLVRFLTRKRAR from the coding sequence ATGACGCAATCTCTACACACGTCTTCTCAACAACCACCGCTGAGCCAGACACAGGAACCGCCGTTGAACATTGTTCCCGCGCGTTACCCTTTTCGCTTTGCCGGTGCGCTGTTTTCGCTATTTATTTTTGCCGGAATTATTCAGTCAATCGCGCTAAACCCGCGCTGGGAGTGGTCGGTCTTTGCCGAGTGGTTTTTTAATCCGGTGATCCTTGCCGGACTGGGACAAACGCTGCTGTTGACCGCGCTGGGTACGTTGTTCAGTATTTTTTTCGGCACCGCGCTAGCGCTGGCCCGGCTTTCGCCGTCTTATCTGCTTTCCACGCTGTCGTGGCTGTATATCTGGCTGTTCCGATCGCTGCCGCTGATTCTGGTGCTGATCATTCTGTACAATTTCTCGTACCTCTATGACGAACTGGCGCTGGGGATTCCCTTCACCTCCATCGTCTTCCTGAAATATCCGACGATTGATCTTCTGGATCAATTTTCCGTTGCCGTACTTGGCCTGACGCTGGTGCAATCCGCGTATACGGCGGAGATTATTCGCGGCGGTATTCTTGGCGTGGACGCGGGTCAGTTTGAAGCCTCCGCGGCGCTCGGCCTGCCCAGCGGTCGCCGCACCGTACGCATCATTCTGCCGCAGGCGCTGCGTTCGATTCTGCCCACCGGTTTTAACGAGATCATCAGCCTCGCTAAAGGTACCTCAATTGTCTACGTGCTGGCGCTGCCGGAACTGTTTTACACCGTTCAGGTCATCTACAACCGTACGCAGCAGGTCATTCCGCTGCTGATGGTCGCCACCATCTGGTATCTGCTGATCACCACGGTGCTATCCGTCGTCCAATACTACGTGGAACGCTATGTGTCCCGCGGTGCGGTGCGTGAAATGCCGCTAACACCGCGCCAGAAACTCGTCCGTTTCCTGACGCGCAAGCGCGCACGTTAA
- a CDS encoding GNAT family N-acetyltransferase, whose protein sequence is MSDDIFIVTQPEDPSVAPIIDGLFAEYEQRYGDFFGERESDPPGIYQQPHGIFIALLRQGVPIATGAFKRYDSTTAEIKRVWTDNSLRRQGLAGKVMQELEQHARRLGYQHFFLTTGFRQPEAVSLYLSHGYTPQFDITVDPVTYSIPPYDGRLPFKKALFATATPQIARQTEVELITRHLKVC, encoded by the coding sequence ATGTCCGACGACATTTTCATTGTTACCCAGCCCGAGGATCCCAGCGTGGCCCCGATTATCGACGGCCTGTTCGCGGAATATGAACAGCGCTATGGCGATTTTTTTGGTGAGCGGGAAAGCGATCCACCGGGCATCTACCAGCAGCCGCACGGTATTTTTATTGCGCTGCTGCGTCAGGGCGTACCGATTGCCACCGGTGCGTTTAAACGCTACGACAGCACCACTGCCGAAATTAAGCGGGTATGGACGGATAACTCGCTGCGCCGTCAGGGGCTCGCGGGGAAAGTGATGCAAGAGCTGGAACAACACGCACGGCGATTAGGCTACCAGCATTTTTTCCTGACGACCGGTTTCCGCCAGCCTGAAGCGGTGAGTTTATATCTGAGCCACGGGTATACCCCTCAGTTCGATATCACCGTCGATCCGGTGACCTACAGCATTCCACCTTACGACGGGCGTTTACCGTTTAAGAAAGCCCTGTTCGCCACGGCGACGCCACAGATTGCACGGCAAACGGAAGTCGAGCTTATCACCCGCCATTTGAAAGTGTGTTGA
- a CDS encoding ABC transporter substrate-binding protein has product MQKEIAYSSNSHRMRPSRLTRLLTGSLLLGTLSVTTGAQAAIDLKANQQPIHAPKNAEAIAQIPTDFTFVTPGKFTVAIAALGSSPPLAFLADDNKTVVGSEPDIARLVADSLGLELNIVQTSWEDWPLGVASGKYDAAIINITVTKARKEKFDFATYRIDSLGFYVKSTSKIQSIKEAKDITGLKIIVGSGTNQEAVLLAWDKQNRANGLPAFQPVYVTDDAAANLSLQSGRSDAYFGPNVIGAYKAELTGKVKHVGTVNGGYPNVAHIAVTTRKGSGLVQPINTALNGVIKSGEYDKVLNRWGESIERIDRSEINPPGLGD; this is encoded by the coding sequence ATGCAAAAAGAGATCGCATATTCATCCAACTCACATCGCATGCGTCCATCGCGTTTGACAAGGCTACTGACGGGATCGCTGCTGCTCGGGACGCTGTCTGTCACGACCGGCGCACAGGCAGCCATCGACCTGAAAGCCAACCAACAGCCGATCCATGCACCGAAAAATGCGGAGGCGATTGCGCAGATCCCGACTGACTTTACATTCGTTACGCCGGGTAAATTCACCGTCGCCATCGCCGCGCTGGGGTCGTCACCGCCGCTGGCGTTTCTGGCCGACGACAACAAAACCGTGGTGGGCAGCGAGCCGGATATCGCCCGGCTGGTGGCCGACAGTCTCGGGCTGGAACTGAACATCGTTCAAACCTCGTGGGAAGACTGGCCGCTCGGCGTGGCCTCCGGTAAGTATGATGCCGCCATCATCAACATTACCGTCACCAAAGCGCGCAAGGAAAAGTTCGATTTCGCCACCTACCGCATCGACTCGCTCGGCTTCTACGTGAAATCCACCAGTAAGATTCAGTCCATTAAAGAAGCGAAGGACATCACCGGGTTGAAGATTATTGTCGGCTCCGGCACCAATCAGGAAGCGGTGCTGCTGGCGTGGGATAAACAGAATCGCGCTAACGGCCTGCCCGCTTTTCAGCCGGTTTATGTCACGGATGATGCCGCTGCCAACCTGAGCCTGCAATCCGGCCGTTCCGATGCCTATTTCGGCCCCAACGTGATCGGTGCCTACAAAGCAGAGCTGACGGGCAAAGTTAAGCATGTCGGTACGGTCAACGGCGGTTATCCCAACGTCGCCCATATCGCGGTCACCACGCGCAAAGGCAGCGGGCTGGTACAGCCGATTAACACCGCGCTGAACGGCGTAATTAAAAGCGGCGAATACGACAAAGTGCTGAACCGCTGGGGCGAAAGTATCGAACGCATCGATCGTTCAGAAATCAATCCGCCAGGGCTGGGCGATTAA
- a CDS encoding ABC transporter substrate-binding protein codes for MKRSPFITVTRVAALLSATLVANVQAQDAGFVSRIDLKANQTPIRTDKNAEAIAQIPAHFKFVTPGKLTIAVSALSSPPLSLLADDNKTLIGSDADIARLVADGLGLELKLVPASWEDWPLGITAGKYDAAIFNIAVTKLRKEKFDFATYRIDTLGFYVKSTSKITSINKPEDVAGLKVIVGSGTNQENILLGWDRQNRASGLPPVQPVYVTDDAAANLSIQSGRVDAFFGPHSIGAYKAALTGKTRMVGKGPTVAYVAVTTQKGNGLAQPISTAINGAIHNGSYAQVLDRWGEDDEKITQSVVNPPGIGD; via the coding sequence GTGAAGCGTTCCCCTTTTATCACGGTAACCCGCGTGGCGGCACTATTGAGTGCCACGCTGGTGGCAAACGTGCAGGCGCAAGACGCGGGATTCGTTAGCCGTATCGATCTGAAGGCCAACCAAACGCCTATTCGTACTGATAAAAATGCTGAGGCCATCGCGCAGATTCCGGCTCATTTCAAATTCGTCACGCCGGGTAAGCTGACGATTGCCGTCTCGGCGCTCAGCTCACCGCCGCTGTCGCTGCTGGCTGACGACAACAAAACGCTTATCGGCAGCGATGCCGATATTGCGCGACTGGTAGCCGACGGCCTCGGGCTGGAGCTAAAACTGGTGCCCGCCTCTTGGGAAGACTGGCCGCTGGGCATCACGGCAGGGAAATACGACGCCGCCATTTTTAATATCGCGGTGACGAAACTGCGCAAAGAGAAGTTCGACTTCGCCACGTATCGCATTGATACGCTGGGTTTCTACGTGAAATCGACCAGCAAGATTACGTCAATTAACAAGCCCGAAGACGTCGCTGGTCTGAAAGTGATTGTCGGCTCCGGCACCAATCAGGAAAACATTCTGCTGGGCTGGGATCGGCAAAACCGCGCCAGTGGCCTACCTCCCGTACAGCCCGTTTACGTCACCGACGATGCCGCCGCCAACCTAAGCATCCAGTCCGGACGCGTCGATGCGTTTTTCGGCCCCCATTCTATCGGGGCTTATAAAGCGGCGCTGACGGGCAAGACACGCATGGTAGGTAAAGGCCCGACGGTCGCTTACGTCGCAGTCACCACGCAGAAAGGCAACGGTTTGGCACAGCCAATCAGCACCGCCATCAATGGCGCGATCCACAACGGCAGTTACGCACAGGTTCTGGATCGCTGGGGTGAAGACGATGAAAAAATCACGCAATCCGTGGTGAACCCGCCGGGTATCGGCGATTAA
- a CDS encoding LLM class flavin-dependent oxidoreductase, translating into MSKKQTSANRQLRLGLILQGAAGNMSAWRHKNVVPDASINFGFVLDAVKKAEQGKFDFVFVADGLYINEKSIPHFLNRFEPLTLLSALATVTTHIGLVGTLSTSYSEPFTTARQFASLDHLSNGRAGWNVVTSPLEGSAKNFSRQQHPEHALRYRIADEFLQVAKGLWDSWEDDAFIRDKASGQFFDPEKLHTLNHQGEFFSVQGPLNIGRSAQGRPIVFQAGASEDGQKLAAKHADAIFTHQHTLEDSQRYYREVKQKLEENGRRADQLHVFQGVSVIVGNDAEDVERQYQETAQLVTIEDALNYLGRYFEHYDFSQHPLDEPFPDIGDLGKNSFRSTTDEIKRNAQEKGLTLRQVALEAASPRPVFSGTPEQVADGLQLWFENGAADGFIIQGGTPDTLNHFVDRVVPLLQQRGLFRQEYPSYTLRENLALDYPVNQFTR; encoded by the coding sequence ATGAGTAAAAAACAAACATCTGCAAATCGACAATTAAGACTGGGTTTAATATTACAGGGCGCAGCGGGAAATATGTCCGCATGGCGGCATAAAAACGTCGTACCCGACGCCAGCATTAATTTTGGCTTTGTTTTGGATGCGGTAAAAAAAGCCGAACAAGGGAAATTTGATTTTGTCTTCGTGGCAGACGGCCTGTATATCAATGAAAAATCTATCCCCCACTTTCTCAATCGCTTTGAACCGCTGACACTGCTGTCCGCGCTGGCTACCGTCACCACACATATTGGCCTGGTTGGCACACTCTCGACGTCGTATTCCGAACCGTTTACCACCGCCCGGCAGTTCGCCAGCCTCGACCATCTCAGCAACGGCCGCGCAGGCTGGAACGTGGTGACATCGCCGCTGGAAGGATCGGCGAAAAACTTTTCCCGTCAACAGCACCCGGAACACGCACTGCGCTACCGTATTGCCGATGAGTTCCTTCAGGTGGCGAAAGGCCTGTGGGATTCCTGGGAAGACGATGCCTTTATTCGTGACAAAGCCAGCGGACAATTCTTCGATCCTGAGAAGCTGCACACGCTGAATCATCAGGGAGAATTTTTCTCGGTACAGGGGCCGCTGAATATTGGCCGATCCGCGCAAGGTCGCCCAATTGTGTTTCAGGCTGGCGCGTCTGAAGACGGGCAAAAATTGGCCGCCAAACACGCCGATGCCATCTTCACCCATCAACACACGCTGGAAGACTCACAGCGCTATTACCGCGAAGTGAAACAGAAGCTGGAAGAAAACGGTCGCCGAGCCGATCAATTGCACGTCTTCCAGGGCGTCAGCGTGATTGTCGGTAATGATGCAGAAGACGTAGAGCGCCAGTATCAGGAAACCGCGCAGTTGGTGACGATTGAGGATGCTCTCAATTATCTGGGACGCTATTTTGAACACTATGACTTCTCACAGCACCCGCTGGATGAGCCTTTCCCCGATATCGGCGATCTAGGGAAAAACAGTTTCCGCAGCACCACCGATGAAATCAAACGCAACGCGCAGGAAAAAGGCTTAACGCTACGGCAGGTCGCGCTGGAGGCGGCATCACCGCGTCCTGTATTCAGCGGCACGCCTGAGCAGGTAGCGGATGGTTTACAGCTCTGGTTTGAAAACGGTGCGGCCGACGGCTTCATCATTCAGGGCGGCACGCCGGATACGCTCAACCACTTTGTCGATCGCGTCGTTCCTCTGCTACAACAGCGCGGCCTGTTCCGTCAGGAATATCCCAGCTACACACTGCGGGAAAATCTGGCGCTGGATTATCCGGTGAATCAATTCACGCGCTAG
- a CDS encoding flavin reductase codes for MSDLIAERHVTANDAILSAAVATVDRQAFRDAMARLSAAVNVVTTDGPAGKAGFTASAVSSVSDSPGTLLVCLNRGSSVYPTFQANTHLCINTLAAHHEALSSLFGSPSSTEERFAAAEWDVLHTGSPVLRDALVAFDCQVEEVVSAATHDIFICRVLAIKQGESTDGLVYFSRRYHAVRG; via the coding sequence ATGTCTGATTTGATAGCTGAACGACACGTCACCGCGAATGACGCGATTCTCTCTGCGGCGGTTGCCACGGTTGACCGGCAGGCGTTTCGTGATGCGATGGCAAGGCTGAGCGCGGCGGTCAATGTCGTTACGACGGATGGCCCGGCAGGTAAGGCTGGTTTTACGGCGTCCGCCGTGTCCAGCGTCAGTGATTCGCCGGGCACGCTGCTGGTGTGTCTAAATCGCGGTTCGTCGGTGTATCCCACGTTTCAGGCGAATACGCATTTGTGCATCAATACGCTGGCGGCCCATCATGAAGCGCTGTCGTCGCTGTTTGGGAGCCCGTCGTCTACCGAAGAACGGTTTGCAGCGGCGGAGTGGGACGTGTTACACACGGGTTCACCGGTGTTGCGGGACGCGCTGGTAGCGTTTGACTGTCAGGTTGAAGAGGTGGTGAGCGCGGCGACGCACGATATCTTTATTTGCCGGGTATTAGCGATTAAGCAGGGCGAAAGCACTGATGGTCTGGTGTATTTTTCCCGTCGTTATCATGCTGTTCGGGGTTAA
- a CDS encoding M20 peptidase aminoacylase family protein, which yields MAESIPCCDTSFEQQLINWRRHLHQYPELSNQEHQTTAHITRWLQEKDIRLLPLALTTGVVAEIGHGSGPTIALRADIDALPIEELVDVPFRSQHAGVMHACGHDFHTAVMLGAACLLKKRESVLPGKVRLFFQPAEEVSTGAKQFIRAGALADVAAVFGLHNAPELPAGTFATRSGPFYANVDRFAIHITGKGAHAAKPEQGIDSIVTACNIVNALQTLPSRSFSSLESLVISVTRIQGGNTWNVLPQTVELEGTVRTYNAAIRAEIPERIEQLIGGIALALGAKAELKWYPGPPAVVNTSEWADFSKQIARDAGYQVENAELQMSGEDFALYLQDVPGTFVSIGSNSEFGLHHPQFNPDESAIAPASRYFAQLAEAALHRLSTTKITSPQAALSSS from the coding sequence ATGGCTGAATCTATCCCCTGTTGTGATACGTCATTTGAGCAACAGTTAATTAACTGGCGACGGCACTTGCATCAGTACCCGGAATTGTCCAATCAGGAACACCAAACCACCGCGCACATTACCCGCTGGCTACAAGAGAAAGACATCCGCCTGTTGCCCCTTGCCTTAACCACGGGCGTCGTTGCCGAAATCGGTCACGGCAGCGGCCCGACGATTGCGCTGCGGGCCGATATTGATGCGCTGCCGATTGAAGAGTTAGTCGATGTGCCGTTTCGCTCTCAGCACGCGGGCGTCATGCATGCCTGTGGCCATGACTTCCACACCGCCGTGATGCTGGGTGCTGCCTGTTTGTTGAAAAAACGCGAATCTGTCTTACCGGGTAAAGTCAGGCTGTTTTTCCAACCCGCAGAAGAGGTCTCGACTGGTGCCAAACAGTTCATCCGCGCTGGCGCGCTCGCCGATGTCGCCGCTGTTTTCGGCCTGCACAACGCGCCTGAACTCCCCGCAGGCACCTTCGCTACACGCAGCGGCCCGTTTTATGCCAACGTGGATCGCTTCGCCATTCACATTACAGGCAAAGGCGCACACGCGGCCAAACCCGAACAGGGTATCGACAGCATCGTCACCGCCTGCAATATCGTCAATGCGCTGCAAACGCTGCCCAGCCGTAGCTTCAGCTCGCTGGAATCGCTGGTCATCAGCGTCACGCGTATTCAGGGCGGCAACACCTGGAACGTCCTGCCGCAAACGGTAGAGTTGGAAGGGACAGTTCGTACCTACAATGCCGCGATTCGCGCGGAGATACCGGAACGAATAGAGCAGTTGATTGGCGGCATCGCCCTTGCGCTGGGTGCAAAAGCGGAACTGAAATGGTATCCCGGCCCGCCTGCGGTTGTGAACACCAGTGAATGGGCCGATTTCAGCAAGCAAATTGCCCGAGACGCGGGCTATCAGGTAGAAAACGCCGAGCTGCAAATGAGCGGAGAGGACTTTGCGCTGTATCTTCAGGACGTACCGGGCACGTTCGTCAGCATTGGTTCAAACAGCGAATTTGGTTTGCACCATCCTCAGTTCAACCCAGATGAAAGCGCGATTGCGCCAGCCTCTCGCTATTTCGCACAGTTAGCGGAAGCGGCACTGCATCGCCTGAGTACCACGAAAATCACCTCACCACAGGCCGCACTGTCTTCATCGTAA
- a CDS encoding LLM class flavin-dependent oxidoreductase, producing the protein MGYKLSLLDQSPIAEGMSAAQALAQTVSLAKVAEALGYHRFWVSEHHNSDELAGSSPEVLITWLLAHTTTLRIGSGGVMLQHYSPYKVAENFHVISALAGGRVDLGIGKAPGGLPLATLALQQEIGETQRVAFTEKLHQLNRFLDSHDETAERLNATPLPEQTPQRFLLGASQESARLAASLGWNFVFAGFINASETLLTESLLSYRELKPASAQTLLSLSVIAAERHEDAEALASTQHNYKVYIENKPPLTVGSQEQADNFVRQAGATDFRIVQEPRNVLYGTPEHIHQRLESYHQRFGVDEFIIHTPVTSPREREASIRLLAQR; encoded by the coding sequence GTGGGATATAAGCTCAGTTTATTAGATCAAAGCCCCATCGCCGAAGGAATGAGCGCGGCGCAGGCGTTGGCGCAAACCGTGTCGCTGGCGAAAGTGGCGGAAGCGCTTGGCTATCATCGCTTTTGGGTTTCCGAGCATCATAATTCCGATGAATTGGCGGGATCGTCTCCCGAGGTCTTGATCACCTGGCTACTGGCGCACACCACAACGCTGCGTATTGGCTCCGGCGGCGTGATGTTGCAGCATTACAGTCCGTATAAAGTTGCGGAGAATTTCCATGTGATCAGCGCACTGGCGGGTGGGCGTGTGGATTTGGGGATCGGCAAAGCACCGGGCGGGCTGCCGCTGGCGACGCTGGCGCTACAGCAGGAAATCGGTGAGACGCAGCGGGTTGCCTTTACGGAGAAGCTACATCAGCTAAACCGCTTTCTCGATAGTCATGACGAGACGGCCGAACGCCTGAACGCGACGCCATTACCTGAACAGACGCCACAGCGCTTTCTGCTGGGTGCCAGTCAGGAGAGCGCGCGGTTAGCGGCCTCACTGGGCTGGAATTTTGTGTTCGCCGGGTTCATTAACGCGAGTGAAACGCTGCTGACGGAGTCTCTCCTGAGCTATCGGGAGTTGAAGCCCGCCAGCGCTCAGACGCTGCTGTCACTGTCGGTGATTGCCGCTGAACGTCATGAGGATGCGGAGGCGCTGGCCAGCACGCAGCATAACTATAAAGTTTACATTGAGAACAAGCCGCCGCTGACGGTAGGCAGCCAGGAGCAGGCCGATAACTTCGTTCGGCAGGCGGGCGCGACGGATTTCCGTATCGTGCAGGAGCCGCGCAATGTGCTTTACGGTACGCCGGAGCATATCCATCAGCGTCTGGAAAGCTACCATCAGCGCTTTGGCGTGGACGAGTTCATCATCCATACGCCCGTGACGTCGCCCCGCGAGCGTGAGGCATCGATTCGGCTGCTGGCACAGCGCTGA
- a CDS encoding ClbS/DfsB family four-helix bundle protein produces MAVPESKEALIKAINSQFVLLMKRIEAVPADRAFSPEMAGHAQGTQMSAANLVAYLLGWGNLVLKWHEDEEQGNPIDFPETGYQWNQLGLLAQKFYQDFAHITDWSELVARLVANKRALIALVERYTDAQLYGECWYGKWTRGRMIQFNTASPYKNAAGRLRAWEKNK; encoded by the coding sequence ATGGCGGTACCAGAAAGCAAGGAAGCCTTGATCAAGGCAATCAACAGTCAGTTTGTGCTGTTAATGAAGCGAATCGAGGCCGTTCCCGCCGATCGCGCATTCTCGCCGGAAATGGCAGGGCATGCGCAGGGAACGCAGATGAGTGCGGCCAATCTGGTGGCGTATTTGCTGGGTTGGGGCAATCTGGTGCTGAAATGGCATGAGGACGAAGAGCAGGGTAACCCCATCGATTTCCCCGAGACGGGTTACCAGTGGAATCAGCTTGGTTTACTCGCGCAAAAATTCTATCAGGACTTCGCTCATATTACCGATTGGTCTGAACTGGTCGCACGGCTTGTCGCGAATAAACGGGCGCTTATCGCGCTGGTGGAGCGCTATACCGATGCACAGCTCTATGGTGAATGTTGGTACGGTAAGTGGACGCGTGGTCGGATGATTCAGTTTAACACTGCCTCGCCTTATAAAAATGCGGCTGGACGGCTGCGCGCGTGGGAGAAAAACAAGTAA